TCCTCAGTCATTCTGCGGGTTGTACCCAAGAAGAGTGTTGTGCCCCCCGCATCTGGGTGCATTAGAAAGGATAACGCCCGTTCGGTTGGGATTGCTGATGCCGAAAGTCCAATCCATGTATCAGAAAAGGGGGTTCCAAAGTCCATTTACCCTCCGCTAACAGGTGTAATCAAGGCGACTTGGTCGCCAGCTTTTAAAATCTCTTCCTCTGAACAAAAGGATTGGTTGACGCCAAGCCGAATAAATGGGCGAAATGACCTAATTGGCGGAAATTCAGTTTCCAGCATATCCAATAAATCAGCTCCAGATGCGCCTTCTGCCAACATGATGTTTAGCTGGTTGTGACCAATCTGATCCTTTAGAACACTAAAAAACAATACCTGAATTTGCATTGAAATGGCATTTAGAGACTATTTATACAAGCCTTAATGGCTTCAAAATTAGGGAGATGCCCTGCATTTTCAAGGACTTCGGCATACTGAACAACTCCCTCTTTGTCCAAAATAAAAGCGGAACGTTTGGACACCCGGCTCATCCCGAGTGCAAAACCTCCTGTCGGATATTTAATCCCAAAGGCATCACCAATAACGGCATCATGATCACTAAGTAGAGGGAATTTTAGTGCATTCACTTTGGCATATTCGGCGAGCGTAAACGGAGAATCTGTTGAAATCCCAATAACCTGAACGTCTTTCTCATCATATTCTTCTAACTCGTTGTTCACCAAATTCAGTTCGTTGGTGCAGACTCCGGTAAAAGCCTGTGGAAAAAAAAGGAGCAGTACATGCTTTTTACCCTGAAAATCCGCTATGCGAACTTCTTTTTTCTCATTAGAGAAAAGCGAAATTTCAGGGGCTTTTTGTCCTGTAGCTATCATAATTGGCATGGTTAATGTGGTAAAAAGAAATAGTATAGCCCTTTAAACCCTTCAGGTTCCATTTGCTCTTTAAAGAAACGCCAAGATTCAGCCAAATCGGTTTATTCTTGTTTTTCAACAAACGATGACCGTACTTGCCACAACCAAGGCATTATAGATTATGCTACGTTTTGCCATATTAGTCTTGTTGGTAACACACACTCAAGGGGTTTCGTATGCAAACCTGCTTTGGGCAAAGACATTCAACGCCCCATCAACCGATTCTACGTCTGTCTTCACCGATTCATCCAGCGTATTCCGGGTTTCCCTATTCCGAAAACGGGCTTCTGATGCCCCCTTTGACTTAATCACTCTTTTTATCCAGAACAAAAGTACCCAATCTGTTTCTTTAAAAAACGGGGAGATACGTTTCCGAACCCAAAAACCTACATGGGTTGATTCCAGCAAATTTGAAACGGTTACACCGGGATATATTGTATTGCAAAGCCATCAAACCGATCATCCAGATAGTACCAAACGTTTTTTGCATCACTTATCCCTCCATTTTTTAGACGCCCCACTACATGGCGAACACTTGGAGCCGGGTAAAAAAATCTATATTGTGGTCAAGACCGACACCACCGAATCGTCCTCTAACATATGGCAAAGTATACGTCTAATAACGCCCTCTGTCATATGGACTTCCGGAAAGGCCCTCTTAAAAATCAAAACACCTCCTATTCCGGATCCGATAGTCTCCACTACCCCGACTTATATTCGGTTATCAGGCCCTGATCTGGAATTCAGGTTCGAGGTAAAATGGGATTCCCTCCACGTCATTGAACCATTACCATTGGGGGTTTTTCAAATATCCA
The sequence above is a segment of the Bacteroidetes Order II. bacterium genome. Coding sequences within it:
- a CDS encoding MoaD/ThiS family protein; protein product: MQIQVLFFSVLKDQIGHNQLNIMLAEGASGADLLDMLETEFPPIRSFRPFIRLGVNQSFCSEEEILKAGDQVALITPVSGG
- a CDS encoding redoxin domain-containing protein, yielding MIATGQKAPEISLFSNEKKEVRIADFQGKKHVLLLFFPQAFTGVCTNELNLVNNELEEYDEKDVQVIGISTDSPFTLAEYAKVNALKFPLLSDHDAVIGDAFGIKYPTGGFALGMSRVSKRSAFILDKEGVVQYAEVLENAGHLPNFEAIKACINSL